The following are encoded together in the Arcobacter aquimarinus genome:
- the ribH gene encoding 6,7-dimethyl-8-ribityllumazine synthase — protein MKVIEGNLRLKGNEKIAIINGRFNHIITDRLVEGARDAFKRHGGNEENLELILVPGAFEIPFALEKALSSGKYDAVCCVGAVIRGATPHFDYISAEATKGIATVGIKHGKPVSNGVLTTDTIEQAIERAGSKVGNKGAEAMITIIEMLDLYSEMEK, from the coding sequence ATGAAAGTAATTGAAGGTAATTTAAGATTAAAAGGTAATGAAAAGATTGCTATTATCAATGGAAGATTTAATCATATCATTACAGATAGATTAGTAGAAGGTGCACGTGATGCTTTCAAAAGACATGGTGGAAATGAAGAAAATTTAGAACTAATATTAGTGCCTGGTGCTTTTGAAATTCCTTTTGCTCTTGAAAAAGCACTATCGAGTGGAAAATATGATGCTGTTTGTTGTGTAGGTGCAGTTATTAGAGGAGCAACTCCACATTTTGACTATATTTCAGCAGAAGCTACAAAAGGTATCGCAACAGTTGGAATAAAACATGGAAAACCTGTATCAAATGGTGTTTTAACAACTGATACAATAGAACAAGCAATTGAGAGAGCTGGTTCAAAAGTAGGAAATAAAGGTGCTGAAGCTATGATTACAATCATTGAAATGTTAGATTTATACTCTGAAATGGAGAAATAA
- a CDS encoding FMN-binding glutamate synthase family protein translates to MELSFVDVFWIVFVVVIVAWYIHDKYVQREHQLLVNYPIIGRLRYLFEEVSEPFRQYFGDEKFYESKDKLDWVYKAARDKPNYASFSPSQPLAKPKFMIRHANIVLNDDEVENDFKVVFGERRRKPYISKSIIARSAMSDGSISPEGTRAFVQGSYLGGFPINSGEGGVTSNFFVTHENYDESYMKIVDSTHLNKSIKRFFKFFFNGSLAADVYRKLVFKNDPEAETYILDLKTKRFYRPNWDAPLEVFPKEVPSDMPDIVFQISSGLYGARDKTGKFDEDRYQKVMSFCQMTEIKIAQGAKQTGGKLSGAKVTPAIAYYRNVEAYKDVFSPNRFPYANTIEELFDFVGKLQELSGKPVGIKIVISDMENIEPYAKEIKRRVDAGIDAYPDYITLDAGSGGSATAPLEMMERVGLDVRDSVYLVDKILKDYGIRDKVRIVASGKILTPDDIIIVMSLGADFLQIARGFMMSAGCIRARYCSGTTGRQCPVGLATQDKSKRKKYFVFKHANYVANYHKNLLKNVKGLLAIMGLKNIKQLDQKKLLFVDKNSRVHDNLDEVFRRKLDLGKDKGEQNEFR, encoded by the coding sequence ATGGAGTTAAGTTTTGTTGATGTTTTTTGGATTGTATTTGTTGTTGTAATTGTTGCTTGGTATATTCATGATAAATATGTACAAAGAGAACATCAATTACTTGTAAATTATCCAATTATTGGAAGATTAAGATATTTATTTGAAGAAGTTAGTGAACCTTTTAGACAATATTTTGGTGATGAAAAGTTCTACGAATCAAAGGACAAATTAGATTGGGTTTATAAAGCAGCAAGAGATAAACCAAATTATGCATCTTTTTCTCCATCTCAACCTTTAGCTAAGCCTAAATTTATGATAAGACATGCAAATATTGTTTTAAATGATGATGAGGTAGAAAATGATTTTAAAGTAGTTTTTGGAGAGAGAAGAAGAAAACCTTATATCTCAAAAAGTATAATAGCAAGGTCTGCTATGAGTGATGGTTCTATCTCTCCAGAAGGAACAAGAGCTTTTGTTCAAGGCTCTTATCTTGGAGGATTTCCAATAAATTCAGGTGAAGGTGGAGTTACATCAAACTTTTTTGTAACCCATGAAAATTATGATGAATCATATATGAAAATAGTTGATAGTACACATTTAAATAAATCTATAAAAAGATTTTTTAAATTCTTTTTCAATGGCTCACTTGCAGCTGATGTTTATAGAAAATTGGTTTTTAAAAATGACCCAGAAGCAGAAACATATATTTTGGATTTAAAAACAAAACGATTTTATAGACCAAATTGGGATGCACCTTTAGAAGTTTTTCCTAAAGAAGTTCCCTCTGATATGCCAGATATTGTATTTCAAATTAGTTCAGGACTTTATGGAGCTAGAGATAAAACAGGAAAATTTGATGAAGATAGATATCAAAAAGTGATGAGCTTTTGTCAAATGACAGAAATCAAAATTGCTCAAGGAGCAAAACAAACAGGTGGAAAACTTTCAGGTGCAAAAGTAACTCCAGCAATTGCATATTATAGAAATGTTGAAGCCTATAAAGATGTTTTTTCTCCAAATAGATTTCCTTATGCTAATACTATTGAGGAGTTATTTGATTTTGTTGGAAAACTTCAAGAGTTATCAGGGAAACCAGTAGGTATAAAAATAGTAATTTCAGATATGGAAAACATTGAACCTTATGCTAAAGAGATAAAAAGAAGAGTAGATGCTGGAATTGATGCTTATCCTGATTATATTACTCTTGATGCAGGAAGTGGTGGAAGCGCAACAGCACCACTTGAAATGATGGAAAGAGTTGGTTTAGATGTTAGAGATTCTGTTTATTTAGTAGATAAAATTTTAAAAGATTATGGAATTAGAGATAAAGTTAGAATTGTTGCAAGTGGAAAAATATTAACTCCTGATGATATTATAATTGTAATGAGTTTAGGAGCAGACTTCTTGCAAATAGCAAGAGGATTTATGATGAGTGCAGGTTGTATTAGAGCAAGATATTGTTCAGGAACAACAGGAAGACAATGTCCTGTTGGACTTGCAACTCAAGATAAAAGCAAAAGAAAAAAATATTTTGTGTTTAAACACGCAAATTATGTGGCAAATTATCATAAAAACCTTTTGAAAAATGTAAAAGGTTTATTAGCTATTATGGGGCTTAAAAATATAAAACAATTAGACCAAAAGAAATTACTTTTTGTAGATAAAAACTCAAGAGTACATGATAATCTTGATGAGGTATTTAGAAGAAAATTAGATTTAGGAAAAGATAAAGGAGAACAAAATGAATTTAGATAA
- a CDS encoding Gfo/Idh/MocA family oxidoreductase, with protein sequence MPNKKNFALIGASGYIAPRHMKAIKETGNELVAALDPYDGIGIMDSNFPQAHFFTEFERFDRFVDKWHRDGNKKIEYIGITTPNYLHDSHIRFALKNGAHAICEKPLVLNPHNIDQLKIIEEETGKKVYNILQLRLHDSIIALKNKIAKELEKNPNKIYDIDLTYLTSRGKWYFVSWKGDENKSGGIASNIGVHFFDMLSWIFGPIEENLVHLKQADANAGFMKLKNANVRWFLSVNYDYIPEEIKATGKTTFRSITVDGEEFEFSEGFTDLHTRSYEHILNGGGFGLDEARNSINIVSVIRNLPALGLQGEYHPFCKKVLG encoded by the coding sequence ATGCCAAACAAAAAAAATTTTGCACTAATAGGTGCTAGTGGATATATAGCACCAAGACATATGAAAGCTATAAAAGAGACAGGAAATGAACTTGTAGCTGCACTAGATCCTTATGATGGAATAGGTATAATGGATAGTAATTTCCCTCAAGCTCATTTTTTTACTGAATTTGAAAGGTTTGATAGATTTGTAGATAAATGGCATAGAGATGGAAATAAAAAAATAGAATATATTGGAATTACAACACCAAACTATTTACATGATTCTCATATAAGATTTGCACTTAAAAATGGTGCTCATGCTATTTGTGAGAAACCATTAGTTTTAAATCCTCATAATATAGACCAATTAAAAATAATAGAAGAAGAAACTGGAAAAAAAGTTTATAATATTTTACAATTAAGACTTCATGATTCTATTATAGCTTTAAAAAATAAAATAGCAAAAGAGTTAGAAAAAAACCCAAATAAAATATATGACATTGATTTGACATATCTTACAAGTAGAGGTAAATGGTATTTTGTTTCTTGGAAAGGGGATGAAAATAAATCAGGTGGAATTGCTTCAAATATAGGTGTTCATTTTTTTGATATGTTATCTTGGATATTTGGCCCTATTGAAGAAAACTTAGTGCATTTAAAGCAAGCAGATGCAAATGCTGGATTTATGAAGTTAAAAAATGCAAATGTTAGATGGTTCTTATCTGTAAATTATGACTATATTCCAGAAGAAATAAAAGCAACAGGTAAAACTACTTTTAGAAGTATAACTGTAGATGGTGAAGAATTTGAATTTAGCGAAGGATTTACAGATTTACATACTAGATCTTATGAACATATTTTAAATGGTGGAGGATTTGGACTTGATGAGGCTAGAAATTCTATAAATATAGTTTCTGTTATTAGAAACCTTCCTGCTCTTGGACTTCAGGGTGAATATCATCCCTTTTGTAAAAAAGTTTTAGGATAA
- the kdsA gene encoding 3-deoxy-8-phosphooctulonate synthase: MKILTGPCVLEDRDTVMRIAEKLKPLSEDKRVDFYFKASFDKANRTSISSFRGPGLDEGLKLFQEIKEQFGYKVITDIHESYQAAPAGEIMDILQIPAFLCRQTDLLVAAAKTPAIINIKKGQFLAADAMKHPVEKILNTRGIFEVNYENAQKAGVWLCERGNTFGYGALVVDMRNLILLKQYAPVIFDATHSVQIPSTGGTTGGNSSFVPAMAKAAAAVGVDGFFFETHIDPSVAKSDGPNMLNIETMYKTVEEIFAIREALGYSSSL; this comes from the coding sequence ATGAAAATATTGACAGGACCATGTGTACTTGAAGATAGAGATACAGTTATGAGAATAGCTGAAAAGCTAAAACCACTAAGTGAAGATAAAAGAGTGGATTTTTATTTTAAAGCTAGTTTTGATAAAGCGAATAGAACAAGTATTAGTTCATTTAGAGGTCCTGGACTTGATGAAGGATTAAAACTATTTCAAGAGATAAAAGAGCAGTTTGGATATAAAGTAATAACAGATATTCATGAATCTTATCAAGCAGCACCAGCTGGTGAAATAATGGATATTTTACAAATTCCTGCATTTTTATGTAGACAGACGGATTTACTAGTAGCAGCTGCTAAAACACCTGCAATTATAAATATCAAAAAAGGGCAATTTTTAGCAGCAGATGCGATGAAACACCCAGTTGAAAAGATTTTAAATACAAGAGGGATTTTTGAAGTAAATTATGAAAATGCTCAAAAAGCAGGTGTTTGGCTTTGTGAAAGAGGAAATACTTTTGGATATGGTGCTTTAGTTGTGGATATGAGAAATCTAATTTTATTAAAACAGTATGCTCCTGTGATTTTTGATGCTACACATTCAGTTCAAATTCCAAGCACAGGAGGAACAACAGGAGGAAATTCATCTTTTGTTCCAGCTATGGCAAAAGCTGCTGCTGCTGTTGGTGTGGATGGCTTTTTCTTTGAAACACACATAGACCCAAGTGTAGCAAAAAGTGATGGACCAAATATGCTAAATATTGAAACTATGTATAAAACTGTTGAAGAGATTTTTGCAATACGAGAAGCTTTGGGATATAGTAGCAGTTTATAA
- a CDS encoding nucleotide sugar dehydrogenase, which yields MKDKICVIGLGYVGLPLAHAFSEKYEVVGFDINKPRIEELNSGFDRTLELNEKQVRESIKNGMKFTLNVDDIKDCNIYIVTVPTPIDDNNEPDLTPIVKSTETVGRILKKDDIVIYESTVYPGVTEEVCVPILERFSGLKFNETFFCGYSPERINPGDKEHTVTKILKITSGSTPKIAKKVDDLYKSIIIAGTHLAPTIKVAEAAKVIENTQRDVNIALINELAMIFDLMNINTHDVIEAAATKWNFIKLTPGLVGGHCIGVDPYYLTHKAQSLGYIPNLILGARQINNGMSKLIADKAIKKMVKFDKKLKNANVLVLGVTFKENCPDMRNSKVLDIIKELEEYECNVEVYDYWVDRSDKETKKLNFIDELPLNSKKYDSIIVAVGHDKFKEITTADYENMSNGKSIIIDVKGIVENPTWRL from the coding sequence TTGAAAGATAAGATATGCGTTATAGGTCTAGGGTATGTAGGGCTTCCTTTAGCTCATGCTTTTAGTGAAAAATATGAAGTAGTTGGATTTGATATTAATAAACCAAGAATAGAAGAACTAAATAGTGGTTTTGATAGAACCTTGGAATTAAATGAAAAACAAGTAAGAGAGTCTATAAAAAATGGAATGAAGTTTACATTAAATGTAGATGATATTAAGGATTGTAATATTTATATAGTTACCGTTCCTACACCTATTGATGATAATAACGAACCTGATTTAACCCCTATTGTAAAATCAACAGAAACAGTTGGAAGAATTTTAAAAAAAGATGATATTGTGATTTATGAGAGTACGGTATATCCAGGTGTTACAGAAGAAGTGTGTGTGCCTATTTTAGAAAGATTTAGTGGATTAAAGTTTAATGAAACATTTTTCTGTGGATATTCTCCTGAAAGAATTAATCCGGGAGATAAAGAACATACAGTTACAAAAATACTTAAAATCACTTCAGGTTCAACTCCCAAAATAGCTAAAAAAGTAGATGATTTATATAAATCAATTATCATCGCAGGTACACACTTAGCTCCTACTATAAAAGTAGCAGAAGCTGCAAAAGTTATAGAAAATACTCAAAGAGATGTAAATATTGCACTTATAAATGAACTTGCAATGATTTTTGATCTTATGAATATCAATACTCATGATGTTATAGAAGCAGCAGCTACAAAATGGAATTTTATTAAACTTACACCTGGACTAGTTGGTGGACACTGTATAGGTGTTGATCCATATTATTTAACTCATAAAGCTCAAAGTTTAGGATACATACCAAATCTTATTCTGGGAGCAAGACAAATAAATAACGGTATGAGTAAGCTTATAGCAGATAAGGCTATTAAAAAAATGGTTAAATTTGATAAAAAACTTAAAAATGCAAATGTGTTGGTATTGGGTGTAACTTTTAAAGAAAATTGTCCTGATATGAGAAATTCAAAAGTACTTGATATAATCAAAGAACTTGAAGAGTATGAGTGTAATGTAGAAGTTTATGATTATTGGGTAGATAGAAGTGATAAAGAGACAAAAAAACTTAACTTTATTGATGAATTACCATTAAATAGTAAAAAATATGATTCTATTATAGTTGCAGTTGGACATGATAAATTTAAGGAAATCACAACTGCAGACTATGAAAATATGTCAAATGGTAAATCAATTATCATCGATGTTAAAGGCATCGTTGAAAATCCAACATGGAGATTATAA
- a CDS encoding potassium channel family protein produces MKNNSLFIILQKMRKPFLVILITYAIAILGLTLIDGVDSEGNVYNMSIFDAFYFISYTATTIGFGETPYAFTYSQRIWVTFCIYLTVLGWFYSIGSLISLFQDKLFISELEKAKFLRQIKNLNERFIVVLDYNQITKKIILKAMEQGLRAVVIERDKSKINNLKLENFTPVVPILHTETYSVKVLEAAGLKKRNCKAIVSLFENDDLNLKITLIAKALNPNVKVAVKSTTSNHTENLKDLDAEVIVNPFSIISSEISLALWSANLFKIEKWLYGIDNLNATLPIFPKGLYIICGYGRMGKKVFEKLNEHDIDVKLIEIDKNKNMELTKDEISHLVFGNADDRELLLEVGIKEAVAIAVITDNDTTNLSILATAKKLNPNIVTIVRENDIADDFLFKNANINHIFTPSKILVNKVTNALLMPLSDKFLKLIIKKDNIWASKLVARLLKEINEKPLLLELEISENKAPQLYKYLLSKEKLTLNLLGTSLYNKELKNNVVPLLLQRENDTILLPLWEEELKIGDKILLACDSHAKNDIEYICQNIYEFYYALTGKEKQTILKGFL; encoded by the coding sequence TTGAAAAATAATTCATTATTTATAATATTACAAAAAATGAGAAAACCATTTTTAGTAATATTAATAACTTATGCTATTGCTATTTTAGGATTGACTTTGATAGATGGGGTTGATTCTGAAGGAAATGTATATAATATGAGCATTTTTGATGCTTTTTATTTTATTTCTTATACAGCAACAACTATTGGTTTTGGTGAAACTCCTTATGCTTTTACATATTCTCAAAGAATATGGGTTACTTTTTGTATTTATCTTACGGTTCTTGGTTGGTTTTATAGTATTGGTTCTTTAATCTCTTTATTTCAAGATAAGCTTTTTATTAGTGAACTTGAAAAAGCAAAGTTTTTAAGACAGATAAAAAATCTAAATGAAAGATTTATTGTGGTTTTAGATTATAATCAAATCACAAAAAAGATAATCTTAAAAGCAATGGAGCAAGGTTTACGAGCAGTTGTAATAGAAAGAGATAAGTCAAAGATAAATAATTTAAAGTTAGAAAACTTTACCCCAGTTGTTCCTATTTTACATACTGAAACTTATTCTGTAAAAGTTTTAGAAGCAGCTGGTCTAAAAAAAAGAAATTGCAAAGCCATAGTTTCGCTTTTTGAAAATGATGATTTAAATTTAAAAATAACACTAATTGCAAAAGCTTTAAATCCAAATGTAAAAGTTGCAGTAAAATCAACAACTTCAAATCATACAGAAAATCTAAAAGATTTAGATGCTGAGGTAATTGTAAATCCTTTTTCTATAATTTCATCAGAGATAAGTTTGGCTTTATGGTCTGCTAATTTATTTAAGATTGAAAAGTGGCTTTATGGAATTGATAATTTAAATGCCACTCTACCAATTTTTCCAAAAGGTTTATATATTATTTGTGGCTATGGAAGAATGGGTAAAAAAGTTTTTGAAAAATTAAATGAGCATGATATAGATGTAAAACTAATAGAAATAGATAAAAACAAAAATATGGAATTAACAAAAGATGAGATTTCACATTTAGTTTTTGGAAATGCAGATGATAGGGAGTTATTATTAGAAGTTGGAATAAAAGAAGCGGTTGCAATTGCTGTAATTACAGATAATGACACTACAAATTTATCTATTTTAGCAACGGCAAAAAAATTAAATCCAAATATAGTAACAATAGTAAGAGAAAATGATATAGCTGATGATTTTTTATTTAAAAATGCAAATATAAATCATATTTTTACTCCATCAAAAATTCTTGTAAATAAGGTTACAAATGCTTTACTTATGCCTCTTAGTGATAAATTTTTGAAGCTTATTATCAAAAAAGACAATATTTGGGCTTCAAAATTGGTAGCTAGGTTGTTGAAAGAAATAAATGAAAAACCTTTATTATTGGAACTTGAAATAAGTGAAAATAAAGCACCACAACTCTATAAATATTTACTTTCAAAAGAAAAATTAACTTTAAATTTACTAGGAACTTCTTTGTATAATAAAGAGTTAAAAAACAATGTTGTTCCATTGTTACTTCAAAGAGAAAATGATACAATATTACTTCCTTTATGGGAAGAAGAACTAAAAATAGGCGATAAAATTTTGTTAGCATGTGATAGTCATGCTAAAAATGATATAGAGTATATTTGCCAAAATATTTATGAATTTTATTATGCATTAACAGGCAAAGAAAAACAAACAATTTTAAAAGGATTTTTATGA
- a CDS encoding DUF6394 family protein, which translates to MNLDKVISGFFIILAMTLNFGFFYGDMHTIESHSKYELFAAIVVNLIATILKLGDKTQVGSVLLATSLVADIQLIAAAIVWTIAVYGSGMNSEIMAVIVSLSGGALLANLTSVILYVGDTLKSKR; encoded by the coding sequence ATGAATTTAGATAAGGTAATTTCAGGTTTTTTTATCATTTTAGCAATGACTCTAAATTTTGGTTTTTTTTATGGTGATATGCATACTATTGAAAGTCATAGTAAATATGAATTATTTGCGGCCATAGTTGTAAATTTAATAGCTACTATTCTAAAATTAGGTGATAAAACACAAGTTGGTTCTGTTTTATTAGCAACTTCATTGGTTGCAGATATTCAATTAATAGCAGCAGCTATTGTTTGGACTATCGCTGTTTATGGCTCTGGAATGAATAGTGAAATTATGGCTGTTATTGTATCTTTATCAGGTGGGGCATTACTTGCAAATTTAACTTCTGTTATATTGTATGTTGGTGATACATTAAAATCAAAAAGATAG
- a CDS encoding DMT family transporter, translating into MEDQVSKGIKYMLIASLLFAFMGAVAKELSDSMSSVEVVFFRNVFGVLLILISIYNSPLKQIGGKFWLLTFRGVAGFVALLFFFYNISQIPLGEAMTFSKTSTIFTAIFAYLFLKEKLGFKGWLGVFVGFIGIVFITEFDGSSLEKTDYLGILSGVGAALAYTSVRELRSYYDSRAIVLSFMTIGTIGPLILMIIGSFYSNPNLDFMLGTFVMPKASDWIYIILLGVFATFAQIYMTKAYSFAKAGIIGTISYSNIAFSIILGLILGDSFPSVLIVLGIILIVFSGVLVSSKKE; encoded by the coding sequence ATGGAAGATCAAGTTAGCAAGGGCATAAAATATATGTTGATTGCTTCACTATTATTTGCATTTATGGGTGCTGTTGCTAAAGAATTAAGCGATTCTATGAGTTCAGTTGAAGTTGTATTTTTCAGAAATGTTTTTGGAGTTCTTTTAATATTAATTTCAATATATAACTCTCCCTTAAAACAGATTGGTGGAAAGTTTTGGTTACTTACTTTTAGAGGTGTTGCTGGATTTGTAGCTCTTTTATTTTTCTTTTATAATATTTCGCAAATTCCACTTGGAGAAGCTATGACTTTTTCTAAAACTTCTACTATTTTTACAGCTATTTTTGCTTATTTATTTTTAAAAGAGAAATTAGGATTTAAAGGTTGGTTAGGAGTTTTTGTAGGTTTTATTGGAATTGTATTTATTACAGAGTTTGATGGAAGTAGTCTAGAAAAAACAGATTATTTAGGAATATTATCAGGAGTAGGTGCTGCTCTTGCTTATACATCTGTTAGGGAACTTAGAAGTTATTATGATTCAAGAGCTATTGTTTTATCTTTTATGACAATTGGAACTATTGGACCACTTATTTTGATGATTATAGGAAGTTTTTATTCAAATCCAAATTTGGATTTTATGTTAGGAACATTTGTTATGCCAAAAGCTAGTGATTGGATTTATATTATTCTTTTAGGAGTTTTTGCCACATTTGCACAAATATATATGACAAAAGCTTATTCATTTGCTAAAGCTGGAATTATAGGAACTATTTCATATAGTAATATTGCTTTTTCGATAATTTTAGGACTTATTTTAGGTGATAGTTTTCCTTCTGTTTTGATAGTTTTAGGTATAATTTTGATAGTTTTTAGTGGAGTTTTAGTTTCAAGTAAAAAGGAATAA
- the murA gene encoding UDP-N-acetylglucosamine 1-carboxyvinyltransferase: MEYLKIVGGNDISGSVEISGAKNAALPLIACTILGKNEITIGNLPNVVDINTFLKLIKKLGGSFEKDGNSVKINTSTINNTTATYDIVKTMRASILVLGPILARFGTCEVSLPGGCAIGQRPVDLHLKALEQMGAKIEILHGYIKATAPNGLKGAKIVFDKVTVGGTENTVMAAALAHGTTTIINAAKEPEIVQLCEVIKEAGVKIEGIGTSKIIIEGTAQKLLDIKPFDVIPDRIEAGTYMCAAAIKNQKLKIEKVIPLHLEAIISKLEEMNFEVLQDENSVTILPTKEIKPVNIITTEYPGFPTDMQAQFMALATQANGTSTIDERLFENRFMHVSELLRLGADIHLNGNTATINGKAGTLNGTDVMATDLRASSALVLAALVATGETNIHRIYHLDRGYENLEGKLSKIGANVKRFTE; the protein is encoded by the coding sequence ATGGAATATTTAAAAATTGTTGGAGGAAATGATATTTCAGGAAGTGTAGAAATATCAGGTGCTAAAAATGCAGCTCTTCCTTTGATTGCTTGTACAATTTTAGGAAAAAATGAAATCACTATTGGAAACTTACCAAATGTTGTCGATATTAATACATTTTTAAAATTAATCAAAAAGCTAGGTGGAAGTTTTGAAAAAGATGGAAATAGTGTAAAAATAAACACTTCAACAATAAACAACACAACAGCTACTTATGATATTGTAAAAACAATGAGAGCTTCTATTTTGGTTTTAGGACCTATTTTAGCTAGATTTGGAACTTGTGAAGTTTCACTTCCAGGGGGTTGTGCAATTGGTCAAAGACCTGTTGATTTACATCTAAAAGCACTAGAACAAATGGGTGCAAAAATAGAGATTTTACATGGTTATATAAAAGCAACTGCTCCTAATGGTTTAAAAGGTGCAAAGATTGTATTTGATAAAGTAACTGTTGGTGGAACTGAAAATACAGTTATGGCAGCAGCACTTGCCCATGGAACTACAACTATAATAAACGCAGCAAAAGAACCTGAAATTGTTCAGCTTTGTGAAGTAATTAAAGAAGCAGGTGTTAAAATAGAAGGTATTGGAACTTCAAAAATCATAATCGAAGGAACAGCACAAAAACTTCTTGATATAAAACCATTTGATGTAATTCCAGATAGAATTGAAGCTGGAACTTATATGTGTGCAGCTGCTATTAAAAATCAAAAATTAAAAATAGAAAAAGTAATTCCTTTACATTTAGAAGCGATTATTTCAAAACTTGAAGAGATGAATTTTGAAGTATTACAAGATGAAAATAGTGTTACAATTCTACCTACAAAAGAGATAAAGCCAGTAAATATAATAACAACAGAATATCCAGGATTCCCAACTGATATGCAAGCTCAGTTTATGGCACTTGCAACTCAAGCAAATGGAACAAGTACAATTGATGAAAGATTGTTTGAAAATAGATTTATGCATGTTAGTGAACTTTTAAGACTTGGCGCTGATATTCACCTAAATGGAAACACAGCAACAATAAACGGAAAAGCTGGAACTTTAAATGGTACAGATGTTATGGCTACAGATTTAAGAGCTTCATCAGCATTGGTTTTAGCAGCACTTGTTGCAACTGGTGAAACAAATATTCATAGAATCTACCATCTTGACAGAGGTTATGAAAACCTAGAAGGAAAACTTTCAAAAATAGGTGCAAATGTAAAAAGGTTTACAGAATAG
- the pyrF gene encoding orotidine-5'-phosphate decarboxylase, with the protein MNNAMKLCISLDLPTVKENLELVEQIKDFDVWLKVGFRSFIRDGKKFLEDLKAINPNFKIFLDLKLYDIPNTMADAAQEIANFGIVDMFNVHASSGVEAMKTVMDRIKDIPNKPLVLAVTALTSFDNDSFKAIYNEDINTKATQFAIDTFESGVDGVVCSAYESFDIKNNTSKEFITLCPGIRPFGEESGDQKRVANIPFSKENLVDFIVVGRPIYKSENPKKVVEEILKNI; encoded by the coding sequence ATGAATAATGCTATGAAATTATGTATCTCTTTGGATTTACCAACAGTAAAAGAAAACCTTGAATTAGTAGAACAAATCAAAGATTTTGATGTATGGCTAAAAGTTGGTTTTAGAAGTTTTATAAGAGATGGAAAAAAGTTTTTAGAAGATTTAAAAGCTATAAATCCAAACTTTAAAATATTTTTGGATTTAAAACTTTATGATATTCCAAATACCATGGCAGATGCTGCTCAAGAAATAGCAAATTTTGGAATAGTTGATATGTTCAACGTTCATGCAAGTTCAGGTGTAGAAGCCATGAAAACAGTGATGGATAGAATCAAAGATATTCCAAATAAACCTTTAGTTCTAGCAGTTACTGCTCTTACCTCTTTTGATAATGATAGTTTTAAAGCTATCTATAATGAAGATATAAATACAAAAGCAACACAATTTGCAATAGATACTTTTGAATCAGGAGTTGATGGAGTTGTTTGTTCTGCGTATGAAAGTTTTGATATAAAAAATAACACTTCAAAAGAGTTTATCACTTTATGCCCTGGTATTAGACCTTTTGGTGAAGAAAGTGGTGATCAAAAAAGAGTTGCAAATATTCCATTTTCGAAAGAAAATTTAGTTGATTTTATAGTTGTTGGAAGACCTATATATAAATCTGAAAATCCAAAAAAAGTAGTAGAAGAGATATTAAAAAATATTTAA
- the nusB gene encoding transcription antitermination factor NusB — MATRTQARESVIGLLYAYDLGNEGIVKFVDEILEEKKIRNQQKEFALKLFNGTVTNIEKIDNEIVTHLNQRTLDDLGSVEKSILRLAIYEILFEDLPKAIIINEAIELSKRLASDGAPKFVNGLLDKVIKA, encoded by the coding sequence TTGGCAACAAGAACACAAGCAAGGGAGTCAGTAATAGGACTACTTTATGCCTATGATTTAGGAAATGAAGGTATTGTAAAATTTGTAGATGAGATCTTAGAAGAAAAAAAAATTAGAAATCAACAAAAAGAGTTCGCACTAAAACTTTTCAACGGTACAGTTACAAATATCGAAAAAATTGACAATGAAATTGTAACTCACCTAAATCAAAGAACTTTAGATGATTTGGGTTCAGTTGAAAAATCTATTTTAAGACTTGCTATTTATGAGATTTTATTTGAAGATTTACCAAAAGCTATCATAATAAATGAAGCAATTGAATTATCAAAAAGATTAGCAAGTGATGGTGCTCCAAAGTTTGTAAATGGTCTACTTGATAAAGTAATAAAGGCTTAG